From a single Rhodococcus qingshengii JCM 15477 genomic region:
- a CDS encoding NAD-dependent epimerase/dehydratase family protein, which translates to MVEGDNTSGGTTPRVVLVTGASRFLGGYLVTRLAQNPSIERVIAVDAVSPSKDMMRRMGRAEFVRADIRNPLIGKVIRNAEVDTVVHASTLQKAPKAGSRAAMKDMNVIGAMQLFAVCQKAPTVRKVILRSASVVYGCSAKDPAQFTEEMSARRRPPGGYARDSLEIEGYLRGMGRRRPDISVGILRLAPLIGPQLTATVGHYVTAPLVPTIVGRNARLQLLHVEDALAALEKATIGHASGTYNIAGDGVVMMSQAIRRAGRVEVPMPLALFRSVGSALVGSSMRLYTDEQLEYFRFGCGLDTTRMRSELGFEPRWTTMQALDDFMRAMQTRRIIKSEWIDRAENALTTILGGDAAAAATSADVMHMPLSGRSAVKG; encoded by the coding sequence GTGGTTGAAGGTGACAACACTTCAGGGGGCACGACGCCTCGCGTCGTACTGGTGACCGGGGCGAGCAGATTTCTCGGCGGCTACCTGGTGACCAGGCTTGCGCAGAATCCGTCGATCGAGCGTGTCATCGCCGTCGACGCCGTCAGTCCGAGCAAGGACATGATGCGCAGAATGGGCCGCGCGGAATTCGTGCGAGCAGACATCCGCAATCCGCTGATCGGCAAAGTGATCCGAAACGCCGAGGTCGACACCGTCGTGCACGCGTCGACGCTTCAGAAAGCCCCCAAAGCCGGCAGCCGCGCCGCGATGAAGGACATGAACGTCATCGGCGCCATGCAACTGTTCGCGGTCTGCCAGAAAGCGCCGACGGTTCGCAAGGTGATCCTGCGCTCGGCTTCGGTCGTCTACGGGTGCAGTGCCAAGGATCCCGCTCAGTTCACCGAAGAAATGAGTGCGCGCCGCCGGCCGCCGGGCGGATATGCCCGCGACAGCCTCGAGATCGAGGGATACCTCCGTGGAATGGGGCGTCGGCGCCCGGACATCTCGGTCGGGATTCTGCGGTTGGCGCCGTTGATCGGACCTCAGCTGACTGCAACCGTCGGGCACTACGTCACCGCCCCACTCGTGCCCACCATCGTCGGGCGCAACGCGCGCCTGCAATTGCTCCACGTCGAGGATGCCCTCGCGGCGCTGGAGAAGGCGACCATCGGACACGCTTCGGGTACGTACAACATCGCCGGCGACGGAGTGGTCATGATGTCGCAGGCGATCCGCCGGGCAGGCAGGGTGGAAGTTCCCATGCCGCTCGCTCTGTTCCGCAGCGTCGGGAGCGCGTTGGTGGGGTCGTCCATGAGGCTGTACACCGACGAGCAACTCGAGTACTTCCGGTTCGGCTGCGGACTCGACACCACTCGCATGCGCAGCGAGCTGGGGTTCGAGCCGCGATGGACCACCATGCAAGCACTCGACGATTTCATGCGTGCGATGCAGACGCGCCGGATCATCAAGTCCGAGTGGATCGATCGGGCGGAGAATGCGTTGACCACCATTCTCGGCGGTGACGCCGCCGCGGCGGCAACAAGTGCAGATGTGATGCACATGCCGCTGTCGGGACGAAGTGCGGTGAAGGGGTGA
- a CDS encoding thioesterase family protein has translation MSTSPFQDLNRLTSLGDGRYTATIDSIWTIGPKVHGGSMMAVCAAAARRCLRDGAGENDSLLKMQPLAVSANYLSAPDPGEVELEVIVRKQGRQVALFDVELSQAGRSAVRAAVTLGFPDDGDPTFVTASSIDDMSPEPPESAVAVIGDHPMAQVVHVGQGCDMRIDTTSAHFLTGSQGEAEVRMWVRPRPEDENDLDTAVLFAIMAGDISAPVTMNRGLFGWAPTVQLTTYLRRLPTPGWLRVRASSDVLGSTWFEEDHAVLDSTGAVVVQSRQLAMMPR, from the coding sequence ATGAGCACCAGTCCCTTTCAAGATCTCAATCGCCTCACCTCGCTCGGCGACGGGCGATACACCGCAACGATCGATTCGATCTGGACCATCGGGCCGAAAGTGCACGGCGGTTCCATGATGGCTGTGTGCGCCGCGGCCGCGCGTCGATGTCTGCGAGACGGCGCAGGTGAGAACGACTCGCTTCTGAAGATGCAGCCACTCGCGGTGAGCGCCAACTATCTGTCAGCCCCAGATCCGGGTGAAGTCGAACTGGAGGTGATCGTCCGAAAGCAGGGACGCCAGGTCGCGTTGTTCGACGTCGAGTTGAGCCAGGCGGGCCGCAGCGCTGTTCGCGCGGCGGTCACGCTCGGATTCCCCGATGACGGCGACCCCACCTTCGTCACGGCCTCGTCGATCGACGACATGTCACCGGAACCGCCGGAGAGTGCGGTGGCAGTCATCGGCGATCACCCGATGGCGCAGGTCGTGCATGTCGGTCAGGGTTGCGACATGCGAATCGACACCACCTCGGCGCACTTCCTGACCGGCAGCCAAGGCGAGGCCGAGGTCAGGATGTGGGTCCGTCCTCGACCCGAGGACGAAAACGACCTCGACACCGCTGTGCTGTTCGCGATCATGGCGGGTGACATCAGCGCGCCGGTGACGATGAACCGCGGCCTGTTCGGGTGGGCGCCGACCGTGCAGTTGACGACGTACCTGCGCCGCCTGCCGACGCCGGGATGGCTTCGCGTGCGGGCGAGCTCGGATGTTCTGGGCAGCACGTGGTTCGAAGAGGATCATGCTGTTCTCGATTCGACGGGCGCAGTCGTCGTCCAGAGTCGTCAATTGGCGATGATGCCCCGCTAG
- a CDS encoding redox-sensing transcriptional repressor Rex, whose protein sequence is MSTGRGASDVTEPHQTHEPVAQRVTGAAGSSVTDASSASVTDPIAQDRVIPQATVTRLAAYLRVLGVMSDRGTSIVSSEELAQASGVGSAKLRKDLSFLGPNGVRGVGYDVNRLRIRIERALGLDRGHKVVLVGVGNLGKALVGYGGFSRRGFEMVGLFDSDADRIGSRVGDLVVRSTEELTVACRELNATIGVISTPDEAAQGVCDQFVSAGLRCIMSFSPIALDVPDHVELRRVDLAVEMQVLSFNSARNADQASSAPRVRVAHAASASSVPSTSSPAPVGAGSTRNGSVIAP, encoded by the coding sequence GTGTCGACCGGACGAGGAGCCAGCGACGTGACCGAACCGCACCAGACGCATGAGCCTGTGGCTCAGCGCGTCACCGGCGCTGCGGGCTCTTCCGTCACCGACGCTTCCAGCGCCTCGGTTACCGACCCGATCGCTCAGGATCGCGTCATCCCCCAGGCTACGGTGACGCGCTTGGCCGCATACCTGCGGGTCCTCGGAGTGATGTCCGACCGGGGTACCTCCATCGTCTCGAGCGAGGAACTCGCGCAGGCGTCCGGTGTCGGATCAGCGAAGTTGCGTAAGGATCTGTCGTTCCTCGGACCCAACGGTGTCCGTGGCGTCGGGTACGACGTCAACAGGCTCCGCATCCGCATCGAGCGTGCACTCGGACTCGATCGTGGACACAAGGTCGTTCTCGTCGGAGTCGGAAACCTCGGCAAGGCGCTGGTCGGCTACGGCGGATTCAGCCGCCGCGGTTTCGAGATGGTCGGACTCTTCGACAGTGACGCAGATCGAATCGGAAGCAGAGTCGGGGATCTCGTCGTGCGCAGCACCGAGGAACTGACCGTCGCCTGCCGTGAACTGAATGCGACCATCGGCGTCATCTCCACACCGGACGAGGCAGCTCAGGGCGTGTGCGACCAGTTCGTCAGCGCCGGGCTGCGCTGCATCATGAGTTTTTCGCCGATCGCCCTCGACGTTCCCGATCACGTGGAACTGCGACGTGTAGATCTAGCCGTCGAGATGCAGGTTCTCTCCTTCAACAGTGCGCGCAATGCCGATCAGGCATCCAGCGCGCCGCGAGTACGAGTGGCTCACGCCGCATCCGCTTCGTCAGTCCCATCCACCAGTTCACCCGCTCCGGTCGGAGCAGGTTCGACAAGAAACGGATCAGTGATCGCGCCGTGA
- a CDS encoding 30S ribosomal protein bS22, which yields MGSVIKKRRKRMSKKKHRKLLRRTRVQRRKLGK from the coding sequence ATGGGTTCAGTGATCAAGAAGCGTCGCAAGCGCATGTCGAAGAAGAAGCACCGCAAGCTGCTTCGTCGTACCCGAGTACAGCGCAGGAAACTCGGTAAATAA
- a CDS encoding glutamyl-tRNA reductase has protein sequence MSVLLVGVSHRTAPVPVLERVAVTDTDRPKLIDKLLASSHISEAMIVSTCNRVEVYAVVDAFHGALTEVGEILADHSGLDLTALHAHAYVRYSEAAVEHLFAVASGLDSMVIGEQQILGQIRSAYASSDAQQAAGRVVHELAQQALRVGKRVHSETGIDSAGASVVSVALDRAAGIIGEGGLVGRTAVVVGAGSMGGLSVAHLTRAGIARIVVVNRTQERAEHLAETARSNGVDADGVAFDQLSAAMAQADVMVTCTGAVGAVVTLADVHRALAEPDRDNTKHLVICDLGLPRDIDPAVAGLPGVTVLDMETLQRDPAAGAAASDADAARTIVAGELATYLAGQRLAEVTPTVTALRQRAADVVEAELMRLDSRLPGLDDPQRDEVARTVRRVVDKLLHAPTVRVKQLASAPGGDSYAAALRELFELSPGSPAAVATPTDLVDGDRTGRDLQA, from the coding sequence GTGAGTGTTCTGCTTGTCGGGGTCTCGCATCGAACCGCGCCCGTCCCGGTGCTCGAGCGAGTAGCTGTCACCGACACCGATCGTCCGAAGCTGATCGACAAGCTTCTGGCGTCTTCGCACATCTCCGAAGCGATGATCGTCTCCACCTGTAACCGGGTGGAGGTCTACGCGGTGGTGGACGCGTTCCACGGTGCACTCACCGAGGTCGGTGAAATCCTGGCCGACCATTCAGGTCTCGACCTGACAGCGCTGCACGCTCACGCGTACGTCCGCTACAGCGAAGCAGCCGTCGAGCACCTCTTCGCGGTGGCCAGCGGCCTCGATTCCATGGTGATCGGCGAACAGCAGATCCTCGGCCAGATCCGTTCGGCCTACGCATCTTCGGATGCGCAGCAGGCCGCCGGACGCGTCGTCCACGAACTGGCTCAGCAGGCACTGCGCGTCGGCAAGCGAGTGCATTCCGAAACCGGAATCGACTCCGCCGGAGCATCAGTCGTGTCCGTGGCTCTCGATCGTGCAGCGGGCATCATCGGTGAGGGCGGCCTGGTCGGCCGCACTGCCGTGGTTGTCGGTGCAGGCTCGATGGGCGGTCTGTCGGTTGCGCATCTCACCCGCGCCGGAATCGCACGCATCGTCGTCGTCAACCGGACACAGGAACGCGCCGAGCACCTGGCAGAGACGGCACGCTCCAACGGCGTCGACGCCGACGGTGTTGCCTTCGATCAGCTTTCGGCCGCGATGGCGCAGGCAGATGTCATGGTCACCTGTACCGGCGCGGTCGGGGCAGTGGTCACCCTGGCGGATGTGCACCGCGCACTCGCCGAGCCCGATCGCGACAACACCAAGCACCTCGTCATCTGCGACCTCGGGCTGCCGCGCGACATCGATCCCGCCGTCGCCGGCCTGCCGGGTGTGACCGTTCTCGACATGGAGACGCTGCAGCGTGATCCAGCGGCGGGCGCAGCCGCCTCCGACGCAGATGCCGCACGCACCATCGTCGCCGGCGAGCTTGCGACCTACCTTGCCGGACAGCGCCTCGCCGAGGTCACTCCGACCGTGACGGCTTTGCGTCAGCGCGCCGCCGACGTCGTCGAAGCCGAACTGATGCGACTCGATTCGCGTCTGCCCGGCCTGGACGATCCGCAGCGCGACGAGGTTGCACGCACCGTGCGACGCGTCGTGGACAAGCTGCTCCACGCCCCGACCGTGCGCGTCAAGCAACTGGCGTCGGCCCCCGGCGGCGACTCCTACGCAGCAGCGCTGCGCGAACTCTTCGAACTCAGCCCCGGATCTCCCGCGGCCGTGGCCACACCCACCGATCTGGTGGACGGCGACCGCACTGGAAGGGACCTGCAGGCATGA
- a CDS encoding helix-turn-helix domain-containing protein, whose amino-acid sequence MVSANKPSMGSSHDGKPAVAGTQFLTVAEVATLMRVSKMTVYRLVHSGELPAVRVGRSFRVHAKAVHDYLETSYFDAG is encoded by the coding sequence ATGGTGTCTGCAAACAAGCCGTCCATGGGTTCGTCCCACGACGGAAAGCCGGCAGTGGCCGGCACGCAATTCCTCACTGTTGCTGAGGTAGCAACTTTGATGAGGGTGTCGAAAATGACTGTGTACCGGTTGGTACACAGTGGCGAATTGCCTGCTGTACGAGTGGGCCGTTCGTTCCGTGTACATGCGAAGGCAGTACACGATTACCTCGAAACCTCGTACTTCGATGCCGGCTGA
- the proC gene encoding pyrroline-5-carboxylate reductase: MTRIAIIGGGKIGEALISGLLQAGHAIKDLVVAEQYQPRADELIAEYSIRVSTVADAAEGADVIVIAVKPNDVESALTALTKVDLDGDLEQLIVSLAAGIPTGFFETRLPAGFPVIRVMPNTPMLVGEGVSVLSPGRHVKAEHLELVRGILGSVGKVVTVPESQIDAVTAVSGSGPAYFFLVAEAMIDAGVGLGLTRPVATELVVQTMVGSAAMLDRTGDSATDLRAAVTSPGGTTAAALRQLEAGGLRTAFFDALDAAKSRSAAMGAAAD; encoded by the coding sequence ATGACAAGAATTGCGATTATCGGTGGCGGCAAGATCGGCGAGGCGCTGATCTCCGGGCTGTTGCAGGCCGGCCACGCCATCAAGGATCTGGTCGTCGCCGAGCAATATCAGCCTCGCGCAGACGAATTGATCGCCGAATACTCCATCCGCGTCAGCACGGTCGCCGATGCCGCCGAGGGTGCGGACGTCATCGTCATCGCGGTGAAGCCGAACGACGTCGAGTCAGCGCTCACGGCGTTGACGAAGGTCGATCTGGACGGCGACCTCGAACAATTGATCGTTTCCCTTGCGGCGGGAATCCCCACGGGATTCTTCGAAACGCGTCTGCCCGCAGGGTTCCCGGTCATCCGCGTCATGCCGAACACCCCCATGTTGGTCGGGGAGGGCGTGAGCGTGCTCTCGCCCGGACGGCACGTCAAGGCCGAGCATCTCGAGCTCGTACGCGGCATCCTCGGCAGCGTCGGCAAGGTGGTCACGGTTCCCGAATCGCAGATCGACGCGGTCACGGCTGTCTCCGGTTCCGGCCCGGCCTACTTCTTTCTGGTCGCCGAAGCGATGATCGACGCGGGAGTCGGTCTCGGCCTGACGCGCCCGGTCGCTACCGAATTGGTGGTGCAGACGATGGTCGGTTCCGCAGCGATGCTCGATCGCACCGGCGACAGCGCGACGGATCTTCGCGCCGCGGTGACGTCACCGGGCGGAACGACGGCTGCGGCACTGCGTCAGCTCGAAGCGGGCGGCCTGCGGACGGCGTTCTTCGATGCCTTGGATGCCGCCAAGTCGCGCTCGGCCGCGATGGGTGCAGCTGCGGATTAG
- a CDS encoding MerR family transcriptional regulator, with protein sequence MKVSELAAQSGVALATIKYYLREGLLMPGEPTSATGARYGEQHVRRLALIRALAGAGLAIPRIRAVLELVDTDERSEFETFGRAIAQLPPYVEPEPDPEFPRARKVLEFLGQVFEPRYVAVAHLERALIGLEDAGLSLSDERLRAYGDHIRGIAEVEIELMPTSSTEDGIRYAVLGTAMYEPVLTALRRLAHQDLAARHFPQHRESTEQENR encoded by the coding sequence GTGAAGGTTTCCGAACTGGCCGCACAGTCCGGCGTTGCACTGGCCACTATCAAGTACTACCTCCGTGAAGGTCTGCTGATGCCGGGTGAGCCGACCAGCGCAACGGGAGCGAGGTACGGCGAACAGCACGTCCGGCGACTCGCGTTGATCAGGGCCCTGGCCGGGGCGGGACTCGCGATTCCACGGATTCGCGCGGTGCTCGAACTGGTGGACACTGACGAGCGATCCGAATTCGAGACTTTCGGCCGCGCAATCGCGCAACTACCCCCGTACGTCGAACCTGAACCGGATCCAGAGTTCCCCAGAGCTCGCAAGGTTCTGGAGTTTCTCGGTCAGGTTTTCGAGCCGAGGTACGTGGCGGTCGCGCACCTCGAGCGGGCACTGATCGGCCTCGAGGATGCAGGACTGAGTCTCTCGGACGAGCGCCTGCGCGCCTACGGCGACCACATCCGAGGGATTGCCGAAGTGGAAATCGAGCTGATGCCTACCAGTTCGACCGAGGACGGCATTCGCTATGCGGTCCTCGGAACCGCCATGTACGAACCCGTCCTGACAGCTTTGCGACGCCTGGCGCACCAAGATTTGGCCGCACGACATTTCCCGCAACACCGAGAAAGCACCGAACAGGAAAATCGATGA
- a CDS encoding HAD family hydrolase translates to MPARSLPNGSGFGSGLAGVILPGRRHVKNPLGPSESEVRANLAGEASADAALALHEAANPTEPETGEEPPAVPRDLTAAAFFDVDNTMVQGASIIHFARGLAARKYLKTSDLVDFAWKQIKFRVTGRESSDDVAEGREKALSFVAGRSTAELARLGEEIYDEVIADKIWPGTRALAQMHLDAGQQVWLVTATPVELAQVIAEKLGLTGALGTVAESEDGVFTGRLVGDILHGMGKAHAVRTLAVREGLNLKRCSAYSDSHNDVPMLSLVGTPVAINPDADLRELAKNRGWEVRDFRTGRKAAKIGVPTALVLGAVGGALAAILARRKEQNA, encoded by the coding sequence GTGCCTGCGCGATCACTACCGAACGGCTCCGGATTCGGATCAGGGCTTGCCGGGGTCATTCTCCCCGGACGTCGCCATGTGAAGAATCCGCTGGGCCCGAGTGAGTCGGAAGTTCGAGCCAATCTCGCCGGCGAGGCGAGCGCTGACGCAGCTCTGGCATTGCACGAAGCTGCCAACCCCACAGAACCGGAAACCGGCGAAGAGCCCCCGGCCGTTCCGCGCGACCTCACGGCCGCCGCATTCTTCGACGTCGACAACACCATGGTGCAGGGTGCGTCGATCATCCACTTCGCCCGTGGTCTCGCTGCACGAAAGTATCTCAAGACCTCGGATCTGGTGGATTTCGCGTGGAAGCAGATCAAGTTCCGAGTCACCGGCCGAGAAAGTAGTGACGACGTCGCCGAAGGCCGCGAGAAAGCACTGTCCTTCGTGGCCGGTCGATCCACCGCCGAACTCGCCCGCCTCGGCGAGGAGATCTACGACGAGGTCATCGCCGACAAGATCTGGCCAGGCACGAGGGCGTTGGCCCAGATGCACCTCGACGCCGGACAACAGGTGTGGTTGGTGACGGCAACTCCGGTCGAACTGGCTCAGGTCATCGCCGAGAAACTGGGATTGACCGGCGCCTTGGGCACTGTCGCCGAGAGTGAGGACGGCGTCTTCACCGGCCGACTCGTCGGCGACATCCTGCACGGCATGGGCAAGGCGCACGCCGTACGGACGTTGGCGGTGCGTGAAGGACTCAATCTCAAGCGCTGTTCCGCCTACTCCGACAGCCACAACGACGTTCCGATGCTCTCGTTGGTGGGGACACCGGTGGCGATCAATCCCGACGCAGATCTTCGTGAACTCGCGAAGAACCGCGGGTGGGAAGTTCGCGATTTCCGCACCGGACGAAAGGCCGCCAAGATCGGCGTACCGACGGCGCTGGTGCTCGGAGCGGTCGGCGGGGCGCTCGCGGCAATTCTCGCCAGGCGCAAAGAACAGAACGCCTGA
- a CDS encoding glutaredoxin family protein — translation MTAATHEVTLLTRAGCASCVGAAEVLRRVCSEFELELTCIDVDEAAATDPELRAEYGDRLPVILLDGREHGYWEVDEERLRDDLRK, via the coding sequence ATGACTGCAGCTACGCATGAAGTGACCCTGTTGACACGCGCAGGATGCGCGTCCTGCGTCGGCGCGGCGGAGGTCCTGCGACGGGTCTGTTCCGAGTTCGAGCTGGAATTGACGTGCATCGACGTGGACGAAGCTGCCGCGACGGATCCAGAGCTGAGAGCGGAGTACGGAGACAGATTGCCCGTCATTCTTCTCGACGGACGCGAGCACGGTTACTGGGAAGTCGACGAGGAGCGCCTTCGTGACGATTTACGCAAGTAA
- the hemC gene encoding hydroxymethylbilane synthase: MSVTTPRSGSPLRIGTRGSLLATTQAGTVRDALIAAGHPAELVIIKTKGDQSTDPVQKIGVGVFTAELREALLDNRVDVAVHSYKDLPTAQDPRFVIAAIPPREDPRDALVARDGLVLGELPAGSKVGTSAPRRVSQLKALGLGLDIVPLRGNLQRRLGKVESGELDAVILARAGLSRIGLLDLITENIEPVQMLPAPAQGALAVECLSANAELAAILAEHDDAGTRAAVTAERALLAELEAGCTAPVGAIAEIVESLDDDGRIFDELSVRGCAAAIDGSDVIRTGAVGAPDKAEELGRAVARELLELGARELMNVTTGEAADV; the protein is encoded by the coding sequence ATGAGCGTCACCACCCCTCGATCGGGGAGCCCGCTGCGGATCGGCACTCGCGGAAGTCTTCTCGCGACCACGCAAGCCGGTACCGTGCGCGATGCCCTCATTGCGGCCGGACATCCCGCCGAGTTGGTCATCATCAAGACCAAGGGCGACCAGTCCACCGATCCCGTCCAGAAGATCGGCGTCGGAGTGTTCACGGCAGAGCTTCGAGAAGCCTTGCTGGACAACCGCGTCGACGTTGCGGTGCATTCCTACAAGGACTTACCGACCGCGCAGGACCCGCGTTTCGTCATCGCGGCGATTCCGCCACGCGAAGATCCGCGTGACGCGCTGGTCGCCCGTGACGGTCTGGTCCTCGGGGAGCTTCCGGCCGGTTCCAAGGTGGGAACCTCCGCGCCGCGCCGTGTTTCGCAGCTGAAGGCACTCGGTCTCGGCCTCGACATCGTGCCGTTGCGGGGCAACCTGCAGCGCCGTCTCGGCAAAGTCGAATCCGGTGAACTCGACGCCGTGATCCTCGCTCGCGCCGGCCTGTCTCGTATCGGTCTGCTCGATCTCATCACCGAGAACATCGAGCCCGTGCAGATGCTCCCCGCTCCGGCGCAGGGTGCTCTGGCCGTCGAATGCCTTTCTGCCAATGCGGAATTGGCGGCGATCCTCGCCGAGCACGACGACGCGGGTACCCGGGCGGCAGTTACGGCCGAGCGCGCCCTGCTCGCCGAGTTGGAAGCCGGCTGCACCGCTCCGGTGGGAGCGATCGCGGAGATCGTCGAATCCCTCGACGACGACGGCAGAATCTTCGACGAACTGTCGGTACGCGGCTGCGCAGCCGCCATCGACGGTTCGGACGTCATCCGTACCGGCGCCGTGGGTGCGCCGGACAAGGCCGAGGAACTCGGCCGAGCGGTAGCGCGCGAGTTACTCGAACTCGGCGCCCGCGAGTTGATGAACGTGACTACAGGCGAGGCAGCCGATGTTTGA
- a CDS encoding lysophospholipid acyltransferase family protein, with the protein MTDVAKVIPLRPSATHTGKSATSRSRESVTGAERDIREQSERRHPSGVSSAADHGGESTFVDSARSAIVDQIASAAEFFRRRVSGDYEVDEFGFDPHFADNVVMPMLRPLFEKWFRVEVSGIENIPLTGGALVVANHAGVIPIDGLMTSVAVHDHHPAHRPLRMLAADMAFEMPVVGGLARKAGHTLACNPDAERLLNDGEVAAVFPEGFKGIGKPFSERYKLQRFGRGGFVSAAMRTGVPIIPCSIVGSEEIYPKIGDLTTLARVLGLPYFPVTPLFPHFGPLGLVPLPSKWYIEFGKPIVTDTFESGAADDPMVLFEVTDHVRETIQQTLYRLLAKRRNVFLG; encoded by the coding sequence GTGACTGACGTGGCGAAGGTAATTCCCCTGCGGCCCAGCGCAACTCACACCGGAAAGTCGGCAACTTCCCGTTCGCGTGAGTCCGTCACCGGTGCAGAGCGTGACATCCGTGAACAAAGTGAGCGCCGGCATCCGTCCGGAGTGTCCTCGGCGGCCGACCACGGCGGTGAGAGCACGTTCGTCGATTCGGCCAGGTCGGCGATCGTCGACCAGATCGCCTCGGCAGCAGAATTCTTCCGACGTCGGGTGTCCGGCGACTACGAGGTCGACGAGTTCGGGTTCGACCCGCATTTCGCGGACAACGTCGTCATGCCGATGTTGCGCCCGTTGTTCGAGAAGTGGTTTCGCGTCGAGGTCAGTGGGATCGAGAACATTCCCCTCACCGGGGGAGCGCTTGTGGTCGCCAACCACGCCGGTGTGATCCCGATCGACGGACTGATGACGTCGGTTGCCGTGCACGATCACCATCCAGCGCATCGTCCACTGCGAATGTTGGCTGCGGACATGGCATTCGAGATGCCAGTGGTGGGTGGACTGGCGCGCAAAGCCGGTCATACGTTGGCCTGCAACCCCGACGCCGAGCGTCTGCTCAACGACGGTGAAGTCGCGGCCGTGTTCCCGGAAGGATTCAAGGGCATCGGGAAACCGTTCAGTGAGCGGTACAAGTTGCAGCGGTTCGGGCGCGGTGGCTTCGTGTCGGCCGCAATGCGAACCGGTGTTCCGATCATTCCGTGCTCGATCGTGGGTTCGGAGGAGATCTATCCCAAAATCGGTGATCTCACCACACTCGCACGCGTTCTCGGTCTTCCGTATTTCCCGGTGACACCGCTGTTTCCGCACTTCGGGCCGCTCGGCCTGGTTCCGTTGCCGTCGAAGTGGTACATCGAGTTCGGAAAGCCCATCGTCACCGACACCTTCGAGAGCGGTGCCGCCGACGATCCGATGGTCCTGTTCGAGGTCACGGACCACGTCCGGGAAACCATTCAGCAGACGCTGTATCGACTGTTGGCCAAGCGCCGCAACGTCTTTCTCGGCTGA
- a CDS encoding TetR/AcrR family transcriptional regulator, with amino-acid sequence MTDLQSEAQPDEQWRIVEPLTLTPLLTAALEVFHELGYHGASVRDIAKRAGVTVPTLYYHHGNKQGILVALMEPGIENVTARASAAVDAAGPSPTAQFGNLVEACVLHMTSRSDIAFLDSELRYLEDAERKSYAAKRKKLENLLVDVLTAGVESGEFTVPDITGTGRALLGMCQSVVLWYRLDGPQTPREVSVLYREIALKAVGVTS; translated from the coding sequence ATGACGGATTTGCAGTCGGAGGCTCAGCCCGACGAACAGTGGCGCATCGTGGAACCACTGACGCTGACTCCCCTGCTCACCGCCGCACTCGAGGTGTTCCACGAACTCGGTTACCACGGAGCGTCGGTTCGTGACATCGCAAAACGTGCCGGTGTCACCGTGCCGACGCTGTATTACCACCACGGCAACAAACAGGGCATCCTCGTCGCGCTGATGGAACCGGGCATCGAGAACGTCACCGCACGCGCGAGCGCTGCGGTCGACGCTGCCGGACCGTCGCCGACGGCACAGTTCGGCAATCTCGTCGAGGCGTGTGTTCTGCACATGACCAGTCGCTCCGACATAGCCTTCCTCGATTCCGAACTGCGATACCTCGAGGACGCGGAACGAAAGAGCTACGCCGCCAAGCGAAAGAAGCTCGAGAACCTACTCGTCGACGTACTGACGGCAGGCGTCGAGAGCGGTGAGTTCACGGTCCCGGACATCACCGGAACGGGCCGTGCGCTACTGGGAATGTGTCAGTCCGTCGTCCTCTGGTATCGACTCGACGGACCGCAGACTCCGCGCGAAGTCAGTGTTCTCTACCGCGAGATAGCCCTGAAAGCCGTCGGCGTCACTTCTTGA